A genomic window from Halorubrum trapanicum includes:
- a CDS encoding potassium channel family protein has translation MSLPVEIAFGIYLGVITGIVPALVAGTLGFVFKYVTDVTIPGLGVVVLSLAIAGINGGLLALNDETIRSSERAPAILTAIVVVLMLSMYAHAQGDRLGASVPKRISLKQLRDRTLSTDVIELVGGRGRVSVEVAGEVNDMEGYPPLPADTRRAILDGDWTFPADLPLAELEDRFAERLQTELDLADVAVRIDEKARATVAAAPPTGALSKRVPAGKRAVSVSALVPTGIARGDVVRVITPDLDAEGAVIAARSGGKPEPGAGAASKPAPPAGEDPDPDDDARTDGGEGAVSPPPAATAPTTTGGEGRVTLALDRSEAAALLRADRGRVLVLSRGTRREYELTALLRRAGKRFRRVTVAAGGPLDGHTIGEAEVREAYDVAVLAARHESWTIAPDGSQALSAGDDLFVVGSRDALDRFAEVAA, from the coding sequence ATGTCGCTGCCCGTCGAGATCGCCTTCGGGATCTACCTCGGCGTTATCACCGGGATCGTCCCCGCGCTGGTGGCCGGGACCCTCGGGTTCGTGTTCAAGTACGTGACGGACGTGACGATCCCCGGGCTCGGGGTCGTCGTGCTGTCGCTCGCGATCGCCGGGATCAACGGCGGGCTGCTCGCGCTCAACGACGAGACGATCCGGTCGTCGGAGCGCGCGCCGGCGATCCTCACGGCGATCGTCGTGGTGTTGATGCTCTCCATGTACGCCCACGCGCAGGGGGACCGGCTCGGCGCCAGCGTCCCGAAGCGCATCTCGCTCAAGCAGCTCCGGGACCGGACGCTCTCGACGGACGTGATCGAGCTCGTCGGCGGTCGGGGACGGGTCTCCGTCGAGGTCGCCGGCGAGGTGAACGACATGGAGGGGTACCCGCCGCTGCCGGCCGACACGCGCCGCGCGATACTCGACGGCGACTGGACGTTCCCCGCCGACCTCCCACTCGCGGAGCTCGAAGACCGGTTCGCGGAGCGGCTCCAGACGGAGCTCGACCTCGCCGACGTGGCGGTTCGGATCGACGAGAAGGCGCGCGCCACCGTGGCCGCCGCGCCGCCGACCGGAGCGCTCTCGAAGCGCGTGCCCGCCGGGAAGCGCGCGGTGTCGGTGTCGGCGCTGGTCCCGACCGGCATCGCCCGGGGCGACGTCGTCCGCGTGATCACGCCCGACCTCGACGCCGAGGGCGCCGTCATCGCCGCCCGGTCGGGCGGGAAGCCGGAGCCGGGGGCGGGGGCAGCGTCGAAGCCCGCTCCCCCCGCGGGCGAGGACCCGGACCCCGACGACGACGCTCGGACCGACGGCGGCGAGGGCGCCGTCTCCCCTCCGCCGGCGGCGACCGCCCCGACCACGACCGGCGGCGAGGGGCGCGTGACGCTCGCGCTCGACCGCTCCGAGGCGGCGGCGCTCCTCCGCGCCGACCGCGGTCGCGTGCTGGTGCTGTCGCGGGGCACCCGCCGCGAGTACGAGCTCACGGCCCTGCTGCGCCGGGCGGGGAAGCGGTTCCGGAGGGTCACGGTCGCCGCCGGCGGGCCGCTGGACGGTCACACGATCGGCGAAGCCGAGGTCCGCGAGGCGTACGACGTGGCCGTCCTCGCCGCCCGCCACGAGTCGTGGACGATCGCGCCCGACGGCTCGCAGGCGCTGTCGGCGGGCGACGACCTGTTCGTCGTCGGGAGCCGCGACGCGCTCGACCGCTTCGCGGAGGTGGCCGCGTGA
- a CDS encoding ubiquitin-like small modifier protein 1: MEWKLFADLAEIAGDRDVTVDAEPGDTVGDALDALLDAHPDLRDRVMEDGTVADHINVLRNGRSVRHDEGLDATLEAGDELALFPPVSGGSAGR, from the coding sequence ATGGAGTGGAAGCTGTTCGCCGACCTCGCGGAGATCGCGGGCGACCGCGACGTGACCGTCGACGCGGAGCCGGGCGACACGGTCGGCGACGCGCTCGACGCGCTGCTGGACGCGCACCCGGACCTGCGTGACAGGGTGATGGAGGACGGGACCGTCGCGGACCACATCAACGTCCTGCGGAACGGGCGGAGCGTCCGCCACGACGAGGGGCTCGACGCCACGCTGGAGGCGGGCGACGAGCTCGCGCTGTTCCCGCCCGTGAGCGGCGGGAGCGCCGGCCGATAG
- a CDS encoding site-specific integrase: MVRGDDPDHKLRKEKDRIRDCGSLSDDGKEAALEFLRAFDPEDIEFSYQDENGETETLSHNSLEGYGRSIRLIAKESEVDLLDHTVESLTDVFNEWFGDLAVETVRQRQAAAIKFYRYHETAVDPDAISLKQRENNGGAVDEHDMFTADDIDAIRGACDNARDRCLIELLLYTGQRIRAIQTLRIKDVDLESGHYYLNTDADGLKGAEAVGQKRPLLGAENAVRDWLEKHPTGDRDDYLITALPSARNISGEGDYLSTPAIHSRLSKIVEEAGVDKPANAHNFRHYFVTNAVREFDLDQSHIKHLIGHKKDSVVMETTYQHLTDEDHIRAAREATDAGREPEPKGGSLTPETCPTCSEPLPNAAKACPSCGMVFTPDAKSVKDSVEETVHEGAKQATTDAEREAIDAVREHIEENPEIVAENPELIKQLLGDE; this comes from the coding sequence ATGGTTCGAGGAGACGATCCCGATCATAAGTTGCGAAAAGAAAAGGACCGTATTAGGGATTGCGGCTCACTCTCTGACGATGGGAAAGAGGCTGCCCTGGAATTTCTCCGAGCCTTCGATCCTGAGGATATTGAATTCTCATATCAAGACGAGAACGGAGAGACGGAGACACTATCACACAATTCGCTTGAGGGATACGGTCGCAGTATTCGGCTCATCGCTAAAGAGTCGGAAGTAGACCTGTTAGACCATACTGTCGAATCACTCACCGACGTTTTCAACGAGTGGTTTGGGGACTTAGCCGTCGAGACCGTGCGACAGCGACAGGCTGCCGCAATCAAATTCTACCGCTATCACGAGACGGCTGTCGATCCTGACGCAATCTCGCTGAAACAACGAGAGAATAACGGTGGGGCGGTGGATGAACACGATATGTTCACAGCAGACGATATTGACGCAATCCGTGGTGCGTGCGATAACGCCCGTGATAGGTGCCTGATTGAATTGCTACTGTACACAGGCCAGCGTATCCGTGCGATTCAGACACTCCGAATCAAAGACGTCGACCTCGAAAGTGGACATTACTACCTCAATACCGACGCAGACGGTTTGAAAGGCGCGGAAGCTGTTGGTCAAAAGCGCCCACTTCTTGGCGCCGAAAACGCCGTCCGAGACTGGCTTGAGAAACACCCGACTGGCGACCGCGACGACTACCTCATTACAGCTCTGCCATCTGCGAGAAACATCAGCGGAGAAGGTGACTATCTCTCAACACCTGCCATCCACAGCCGTCTGAGTAAGATTGTCGAGGAAGCAGGTGTCGACAAGCCAGCGAACGCACACAATTTCCGACATTACTTCGTGACTAACGCAGTTCGGGAGTTTGATCTTGATCAGTCCCACATTAAGCACCTTATTGGTCACAAGAAGGATTCAGTCGTGATGGAGACGACGTATCAACATCTGACCGACGAGGACCACATCAGAGCAGCACGTGAGGCTACCGACGCGGGCCGCGAGCCAGAACCGAAGGGAGGGAGTTTAACTCCTGAGACGTGTCCAACCTGCTCCGAACCGCTACCAAACGCAGCAAAAGCATGCCCCAGTTGTGGGATGGTGTTTACCCCCGATGCCAAGTCTGTAAAAGACTCTGTCGAAGAGACAGTCCACGAAGGAGCAAAACAGGCAACAACAGACGCCGAGCGCGAAGCGATTGACGCCGTTCGTGAACATATCGAGGAGAACCCTGAGATCGTCGCGGAGAACCCCGAATTGATCAAGCAACTGTTAGGAGACGAGTAA
- a CDS encoding FAD-binding protein, which translates to MHEHDVVVVGAGGAGLRAAIAAQEAGADVAMVSKLHPVRSHTGAAEGGINAALRDADSWEDHAYDTMKGSDYLGDAPAVEALCQESPEEVIRLEHWGMPFSREDDGRVSQRPFGGLSFPRTTYAGAETGHQMLHTMYEQVVKRGITVYDEWHVMDLAVTDEDDPAERTCHGVVGYDIQSGEISGFRARDGVILATGGMGQVFDHTTNAVANTGDGVAMAYRAGVPMEDMEFIQFHPTTLPSTGVLISEGVRGEGGILYNEDGERFMFEHGYANNDGELASRDVVSRAELTEVNEGRGIEDEYVHLDMRHLGEERILDRLENILHLAEDFEGADGLTEPMPVKPGQHYAMGGIETNEFGETVIDGLYAAGECACASVHGANRLGGNALPELIVFGKRAGRHAAGEEMGEAEVTTGRSSDWEPADYEFGVEVGETDGSDPAAADGGAVATDAESVVGGAVDRTQDRVDELLSRKGRNHAEIRSAVQETMTANVNVFREEGRLEETLEDLREAREAYKDVAVSDPSRTFNTDLIHTIETRNILDIAEALTMGALAREEFRGAHWRKEHQERKDEDWLKHTLISWNDGEPELWYKPVVLEGENKTYEPKSRSY; encoded by the coding sequence ATGCACGAACACGACGTCGTCGTCGTCGGGGCCGGCGGGGCGGGACTCCGGGCGGCGATCGCGGCACAGGAAGCGGGCGCGGACGTGGCGATGGTGTCGAAGCTCCACCCCGTCCGGTCGCACACGGGCGCGGCGGAGGGCGGGATCAACGCGGCGCTGCGCGACGCCGACTCCTGGGAGGACCACGCGTACGACACGATGAAGGGGTCCGACTACCTCGGCGACGCGCCGGCGGTCGAGGCGCTCTGTCAGGAGAGCCCCGAGGAGGTCATCCGCCTCGAACACTGGGGGATGCCGTTCTCCCGCGAGGACGACGGGCGCGTCTCTCAGCGGCCGTTCGGCGGCCTCTCGTTCCCGCGCACGACGTACGCGGGCGCCGAGACCGGCCACCAGATGCTCCACACGATGTACGAGCAGGTGGTCAAACGGGGAATCACGGTGTACGACGAGTGGCACGTGATGGATCTGGCCGTCACCGACGAGGACGACCCCGCGGAGCGGACCTGCCACGGCGTGGTCGGGTACGACATCCAGAGCGGCGAAATTAGCGGCTTCCGCGCCAGGGACGGCGTCATCCTCGCGACCGGCGGGATGGGGCAGGTGTTCGACCACACCACCAACGCGGTGGCGAACACCGGCGACGGCGTCGCGATGGCGTACCGCGCGGGCGTCCCGATGGAGGACATGGAGTTCATCCAGTTCCACCCGACGACGCTGCCGTCGACCGGCGTCCTCATCTCCGAGGGCGTCCGCGGCGAGGGCGGAATCCTCTACAACGAGGACGGCGAGCGGTTCATGTTCGAACACGGCTACGCGAACAACGACGGCGAGCTCGCCTCCCGCGACGTCGTCTCCCGCGCCGAGCTCACCGAGGTCAACGAGGGGCGCGGCATCGAGGACGAGTACGTCCACCTCGACATGCGCCACCTCGGCGAGGAGCGCATCCTCGACCGGCTGGAGAACATCCTCCACCTCGCGGAGGACTTCGAGGGCGCCGACGGGCTCACGGAGCCGATGCCGGTCAAGCCCGGCCAGCACTACGCGATGGGCGGCATCGAGACGAACGAGTTCGGCGAGACCGTCATCGACGGGCTGTACGCCGCCGGCGAGTGCGCCTGCGCCTCCGTCCACGGCGCGAACCGCCTCGGCGGGAACGCGCTCCCGGAGCTCATCGTCTTCGGCAAGCGCGCCGGGCGCCACGCCGCCGGCGAGGAGATGGGCGAGGCCGAGGTCACGACCGGCCGGTCCAGCGACTGGGAGCCGGCCGACTACGAGTTCGGCGTCGAGGTCGGCGAGACGGACGGCTCGGACCCCGCCGCGGCCGACGGCGGCGCGGTGGCGACCGACGCCGAGAGCGTCGTCGGGGGCGCCGTCGACCGGACGCAGGACCGCGTCGACGAACTGCTCTCGCGGAAGGGCCGCAACCACGCGGAGATCCGCTCCGCGGTCCAGGAGACGATGACGGCGAACGTCAACGTGTTCCGCGAGGAGGGCCGGCTGGAGGAGACGCTCGAAGACCTCCGCGAGGCCCGCGAGGCGTACAAGGACGTCGCGGTGTCGGACCCGTCGCGGACGTTCAACACCGACCTCATCCACACGATCGAGACGCGGAACATCCTCGACATCGCCGAGGCGCTCACGATGGGCGCGCTCGCCCGCGAGGAGTTCCGAGGCGCCCACTGGCGCAAGGAACACCAGGAGCGCAAAGACGAGGACTGGCTGAAGCACACGCTCATCTCGTGGAACGACGGCGAGCCGGAGCTGTGGTACAAGCCGGTCGTCCTCGAGGGCGAGAACAAGACGTACGAACCGAAGAGCCGCTCGTACTGA
- a CDS encoding cation:proton antiporter regulatory subunit, which yields MVGAVDLGLVASGLAVAAVDVGFARPRQAAVTLVTFAVVVALVAAGAALAYRWYFRTEIPEGVTGLIGVSVVALYLNTTSLGSVAVGDNPALLAPESVFFNLVSLGVAAVIAPVGRYAGDRLAVDVFALSGAKQLEGELSGVVRAVGRFTAVTLPPADEIADMDTYDPVSPEKKTELAETTLLFPRKLSAAELRDRLVTRLKDEYGVGYVDVDLDADGTVEYFAVGSRAAGLGPTLAPGSAAVAVSADPPNNATVGDTVQLWRDDPEPKRVATGELRGVAGDAVTVALDESDAERLTDEGGYRLVTLPAEPQADREFASLLRTADETMASVAVGAGSDLDGSTVGEVGAVVAAVRPAEGPVQPIPPRAYAFGAGDLVYLVGRPDAIRRFETAAASPADAGAEAGGTETPSAAARDAELDDGDGETDLDEGIDFGAEAEVDEGTDSDGTQRS from the coding sequence ATTGTCGGCGCCGTCGACCTCGGCCTCGTCGCGAGCGGCCTCGCCGTCGCCGCCGTCGACGTGGGGTTCGCGCGGCCGCGACAGGCGGCGGTCACGCTCGTCACGTTCGCGGTCGTGGTCGCGCTCGTGGCCGCGGGCGCGGCGCTCGCGTACCGCTGGTACTTCCGCACGGAGATCCCGGAGGGAGTGACCGGCCTGATCGGCGTCTCGGTCGTCGCCTTATACCTCAACACGACCTCGCTGGGGTCGGTCGCCGTGGGGGACAACCCGGCCCTCCTCGCGCCCGAGAGCGTGTTCTTCAACCTCGTCTCGCTCGGCGTCGCGGCGGTGATCGCTCCCGTCGGCCGGTACGCGGGCGACCGCCTCGCGGTCGACGTGTTCGCGCTCTCCGGCGCCAAGCAGCTCGAGGGAGAGCTGAGCGGGGTCGTGCGCGCGGTCGGCCGGTTCACCGCGGTGACGCTCCCGCCGGCCGACGAGATCGCCGACATGGACACGTACGACCCCGTCTCGCCGGAGAAGAAGACGGAGCTCGCGGAGACGACCCTGCTGTTCCCGCGAAAGCTCTCGGCGGCGGAGCTCCGCGACCGACTCGTTACCCGGCTCAAAGACGAGTACGGCGTCGGCTACGTCGACGTCGACCTCGACGCCGACGGGACCGTCGAGTACTTCGCGGTCGGCTCCCGGGCCGCGGGGCTCGGCCCGACGCTCGCGCCGGGGTCGGCGGCGGTCGCGGTGTCGGCGGACCCCCCGAACAACGCCACCGTCGGCGACACGGTCCAGCTGTGGCGCGACGACCCGGAGCCGAAGCGCGTCGCGACCGGCGAGCTTCGCGGCGTCGCCGGCGACGCCGTCACCGTCGCGCTCGACGAGTCGGACGCCGAACGGCTGACCGACGAGGGCGGCTACCGGCTCGTGACCCTCCCCGCGGAGCCGCAGGCCGACCGCGAGTTCGCCTCCCTGCTGCGCACCGCCGACGAGACGATGGCCTCCGTCGCAGTCGGCGCCGGGAGCGACCTCGACGGGAGCACCGTCGGCGAGGTCGGGGCCGTCGTCGCCGCGGTCCGCCCGGCAGAGGGGCCCGTCCAGCCGATCCCGCCGCGCGCGTACGCCTTCGGCGCCGGCGACCTGGTGTACCTCGTCGGTAGGCCGGACGCGATCCGCCGGTTCGAGACGGCCGCCGCGTCGCCGGCCGACGCGGGCGCGGAAGCCGGGGGGACCGAGACGCCGTCCGCGGCCGCACGCGACGCCGAACTCGACGACGGCGACGGGGAAACCGACTTGGACGAGGGAATCGACTTCGGCGCGGAGGCCGAGGTCGACGAGGGAACCGATTCCGACGGGACGCAACGCTCTTGA
- a CDS encoding uracil-DNA glycosylase family protein produces MDANQTEFENPFAMDADCENCDELCGARDRVVHGYGDVGAEFLVVGTAPTAAAERNGVPFTGEGGGERVQSIFGDLGFVRSEPDAAEPDVQNIFFTNLTRCRHPDRDPTDREVDTCEPFLNAEIRMINPQIIVPVGERPLRELAVEYTTRRPDSFDVDAEHATTIRGRGFELVPMKEPAEMSDDEADAFRDHMRENVLSRDYRQTKGRQSR; encoded by the coding sequence GTGGACGCGAACCAGACGGAGTTCGAGAACCCGTTCGCGATGGACGCCGACTGCGAGAACTGCGACGAGCTGTGCGGCGCCCGCGACCGCGTCGTTCACGGCTACGGCGACGTCGGCGCCGAGTTCCTCGTGGTCGGGACGGCGCCGACGGCGGCCGCCGAGCGCAACGGCGTTCCCTTTACGGGCGAGGGGGGCGGCGAGCGCGTCCAGTCGATATTCGGTGACCTCGGCTTCGTCCGCTCGGAACCGGACGCCGCGGAGCCGGACGTCCAGAACATCTTTTTCACGAACCTGACGCGCTGTCGACACCCGGATCGCGACCCGACGGACCGCGAGGTCGACACCTGCGAGCCGTTCCTCAACGCGGAGATCCGGATGATCAACCCGCAGATCATCGTGCCGGTCGGCGAGCGACCCCTCCGGGAGCTGGCCGTCGAGTACACGACGCGCCGGCCGGACTCCTTCGACGTCGACGCCGAACACGCGACGACGATCCGCGGGCGCGGGTTCGAGCTGGTGCCGATGAAGGAGCCGGCGGAGATGAGCGACGACGAGGCCGACGCCTTCCGCGATCACATGCGCGAGAACGTGTTGAGCCGCGACTACCGGCAGACGAAGGGACGGCAGAGCCGCTGA
- a CDS encoding TrmB family transcriptional regulator, whose translation MLEAETASATAPALPRELQSPRAKLVYLYLTTNGDATVSEMGESLGMKKLSLYSILKTLRSEGLVDCDGDCYVPN comes from the coding sequence ATGTTAGAAGCCGAAACCGCGTCCGCGACGGCCCCGGCGCTCCCCCGGGAGCTCCAGTCGCCCCGCGCCAAGCTCGTGTACCTCTACCTGACCACGAACGGCGACGCCACGGTCTCGGAGATGGGCGAGTCGCTCGGGATGAAGAAACTCTCCCTGTACAGCATCCTGAAGACCCTCCGGAGCGAGGGGCTCGTCGACTGCGACGGCGACTGTTACGTGCCGAACTGA
- a CDS encoding NAD-binding protein, whose product MELTRDWVTVRASILLTFAVAVLSILAGLAQIGGLGVSGPLAPLVPDFVRQTVGFTGTITGFSMLGSGFALKNGYRVGWYSTAVLLPLTAIQGLMQASVLSFPLVALSVLSLPALLYNRGRFDRKFSPSPTQLAAGAALVTALSYGTVGTYALRDQFRDVETIVDAFYFTVVTASTVGYGDITPEAGAAADIAQLFVLSSLVMNVAAFAVALGVLLTPAIEAQLSKALGKMTDRQIDLLDDHVLVLGYGDLTEPILEELAAREGVEYAVVTPDETAARRLAERDIPVFTADPSDVDPLERVNLDGARAVVAATEDDARDALAILTARQLNPDVRIVAAVTQRENVDKLRRAGADQVISPSTLGGHILVDCAFGADSKEATEGILDDVDLDD is encoded by the coding sequence ATGGAGCTGACCCGGGACTGGGTGACCGTCCGAGCGTCGATCCTGTTGACGTTCGCGGTCGCGGTGCTGTCGATCCTCGCCGGGCTCGCCCAGATCGGCGGGCTCGGCGTCTCCGGGCCGCTCGCCCCGCTGGTCCCCGACTTTGTCCGACAGACCGTCGGGTTCACGGGGACGATCACGGGGTTCTCGATGCTCGGGAGCGGCTTCGCGCTGAAGAACGGCTACCGCGTCGGCTGGTACTCCACGGCGGTGTTGCTCCCGCTGACCGCGATTCAGGGGCTGATGCAGGCGTCGGTCCTCTCGTTTCCGCTGGTGGCGCTGTCCGTCCTGTCGCTGCCCGCCCTCCTCTACAACCGCGGGCGGTTCGACCGGAAATTCTCCCCGTCGCCGACCCAGCTCGCCGCGGGCGCGGCGCTCGTGACCGCCCTCTCGTACGGGACGGTCGGCACGTACGCGCTCCGCGACCAGTTCAGGGACGTCGAAACGATCGTCGACGCGTTCTACTTCACCGTCGTCACCGCCTCCACGGTCGGCTACGGGGACATCACCCCGGAGGCCGGCGCCGCCGCCGACATCGCGCAGCTGTTCGTGCTCTCCTCGCTCGTGATGAACGTCGCCGCCTTCGCGGTGGCGCTCGGGGTCCTCCTCACGCCCGCCATCGAGGCGCAGCTCTCCAAGGCGCTCGGAAAGATGACAGACAGACAGATCGACCTCCTCGACGACCACGTCCTCGTCTTAGGCTACGGGGACCTGACGGAACCGATTCTCGAAGAGCTCGCCGCCCGCGAGGGCGTCGAGTACGCCGTCGTGACGCCCGACGAGACCGCCGCGAGGCGGCTCGCGGAGCGCGACATCCCGGTGTTCACGGCGGACCCCAGCGACGTCGACCCGCTCGAACGGGTGAACCTCGACGGCGCCCGCGCGGTCGTCGCCGCGACCGAGGACGACGCGCGCGACGCGCTCGCCATCCTCACCGCCCGCCAGCTCAACCCGGACGTGCGGATCGTCGCGGCGGTGACCCAGCGAGAGAACGTCGACAAGCTCCGCCGCGCCGGCGCCGATCAGGTGATCTCGCCGTCGACGCTCGGCGGGCACATCCTCGTCGACTGCGCGTTCGGCGCCGACAGCAAGGAGGCGACCGAGGGAATCTTAGACGACGTCGACCTCGACGACTGA